The following proteins come from a genomic window of Pectobacterium actinidiae:
- the putA gene encoding trifunctional transcriptional regulator/proline dehydrogenase/L-glutamate gamma-semialdehyde dehydrogenase produces the protein MGSTTMGVKLDEETRERIKAAAQRIDRTPHWLIKQAIFHYLERLESGLDTPEIPQWANVSHIEAEEIMPQSQEEETHLPFLDFAEHVLPQSVIRAAITSVYRRPESELVPILLEQARLTDEMSQLTQKLAYQLAEKLRGQKAGNGRAGIVQGLLQEFSLSSQEGVALMCLAEALLRIPDKSTRDVLIRDKISRGNWQAHLGHSSSLFVNAATWGLLFTGKLVATHNEAHLSTSLNRIIGKSGEPLVRKGVDMAMRLMGEQFVTRETIGEALANARERESKGFRYSYDMLGEAALTEHDAAAYLTAYQQAIHAIGKASNGRGIYEGPGISIKLSALHPRYSRSQYDRVMEELYPRLLMLTLLARQYDIGINIDAEEADRLEISLDLLEKLCMEPQLAGWNGIGFVIQAYQKRCPYVIDALIELAQRSRRRLMIRLVKGAYWDSEIKRAQVDGLEGYPVYTRKVYTDVSYLACARKLLAVPNLIYPQFATHNAQTVSAIYHMAGNNYYPGQYEFQCLHGMGEPLYDQVVGAVADGKLNRPCRIYAPVGTHETLLAYLVRRLLENGANTSFVNRIADTSMALETLIADPIRGVEALAKVEWSMGAPHPKIPLPRQLYGLERQNSSGLDLSSEHRLASLSSALLNHASQPWYAAPMIEGESEASEERPVVNPADVHDVVGYVRDASVADVELAIETAVHAGSIWFATPPAERAAILNQAASLMEGQLQSLLGLLVREAGKSFSNAIAEVREAVDFLHYYAAQIRDSFTNDTHRPLGPVVCISPWNFPLAIFTGQISAALAAGNSVLAKPAEQTPLVAAQAVRILREAGVPQGVLQLLPGQGETIGAALVNDERVRGVVFTGSTTVAKTLQRGIAGRLDPQGRLTPLIAETGGLNAMIVDSSALTEQVVNDVIASAFDSAGQRCSALRLLCLQEDIADRTLAMLRGAMAECRMGNPERLSTDIGPLIDAEAKENVELHIQTMRAKGHTVFQAAYPQDEETWRHGTFVKPTLIELGKIDELKKEVFGPVLHVVRYQSQQLDAVIEQINAAGYGLTLGVHTRIDETILRVTGQAKVGNQYVNRNMVGAVVGVQPFGGEGLSGTGPKAGGPLYLYRLLTHRPDDALAAEFAQQNREQALDMSARSSLLTGLQALEDWAIAGERHGLAALCQRYREYSVSGTTLLLPGPTGERNSYTLLPRERILCLAENEDDRLIQTAAVLATGGKLLWPEGEHEKVLYDRLPAEVQSHIQFTPDWLRHKVSFHGVIYHGDADRLRQLSEVLATRDGPIIQPLGYAQGETHVQLERLLTERSLSINTAAAGGNASLMTIG, from the coding sequence ATGGGCTCTACCACGATGGGTGTCAAACTCGATGAGGAAACGCGCGAACGCATCAAGGCGGCAGCACAGCGTATTGATCGCACACCGCACTGGCTGATCAAACAGGCTATTTTCCATTACCTCGAACGCCTCGAAAGTGGCCTCGACACTCCTGAAATACCGCAATGGGCGAACGTCAGCCACATTGAAGCGGAAGAGATTATGCCGCAATCTCAGGAAGAAGAAACCCACCTACCCTTTCTTGATTTTGCTGAGCATGTTCTTCCTCAGTCCGTTATCCGCGCCGCCATTACTTCTGTTTACCGCCGTCCCGAAAGTGAACTGGTGCCTATCTTGCTTGAACAGGCAAGACTTACCGATGAAATGTCGCAGTTAACGCAGAAACTGGCTTATCAACTGGCAGAAAAATTACGCGGTCAGAAAGCCGGAAATGGGCGCGCGGGCATTGTGCAAGGATTGCTACAGGAATTCTCACTTTCTTCTCAGGAAGGGGTGGCGTTGATGTGTTTAGCTGAAGCGCTGCTGCGTATTCCTGATAAATCCACGCGTGATGTGCTGATTCGCGACAAGATCAGTCGGGGAAACTGGCAGGCGCATCTAGGTCATAGTTCGTCGCTCTTCGTGAATGCCGCTACCTGGGGGTTGCTGTTTACCGGAAAGTTGGTGGCGACACACAATGAAGCCCACCTGTCGACTTCGCTTAACCGTATCATCGGGAAAAGCGGTGAGCCGCTTGTTCGCAAAGGCGTCGATATGGCGATGCGACTGATGGGGGAGCAATTTGTTACAAGGGAAACCATCGGTGAGGCGCTGGCAAATGCCCGCGAACGGGAGAGTAAAGGCTTCCGTTACTCTTACGATATGTTAGGTGAAGCCGCGCTGACGGAGCACGATGCTGCCGCCTATCTGACGGCCTATCAGCAGGCGATTCACGCTATCGGCAAAGCCTCGAACGGGCGCGGAATTTATGAAGGGCCGGGTATCTCCATCAAACTGTCGGCGCTGCACCCCCGCTATAGTCGGTCACAGTATGATCGGGTGATGGAAGAACTTTATCCACGTTTGTTGATGCTGACGCTGCTGGCACGTCAGTACGATATCGGGATCAATATCGATGCAGAGGAAGCCGACCGACTGGAGATCTCGCTCGATCTGCTGGAAAAACTCTGCATGGAGCCACAGCTGGCGGGGTGGAACGGTATCGGATTTGTCATTCAGGCTTATCAGAAACGCTGCCCGTATGTCATCGATGCGCTGATTGAGCTGGCACAGCGCAGCCGTCGACGTCTGATGATTCGTCTGGTGAAAGGGGCGTACTGGGACAGTGAAATCAAGCGCGCGCAGGTTGACGGGCTGGAAGGCTATCCGGTTTACACGCGTAAGGTCTATACCGATGTCTCTTATCTGGCGTGCGCCCGCAAGCTGCTGGCCGTACCGAATCTGATTTACCCGCAGTTCGCCACGCACAACGCGCAGACGGTAAGCGCGATCTACCACATGGCGGGCAACAATTATTATCCCGGCCAGTATGAGTTTCAGTGCCTGCACGGCATGGGTGAACCGCTTTACGATCAGGTGGTGGGCGCGGTTGCTGACGGAAAACTAAACCGTCCGTGTCGTATTTATGCGCCGGTCGGCACCCATGAAACGCTGTTGGCTTATCTGGTACGACGCCTGCTGGAAAACGGCGCGAATACCTCATTTGTTAATCGCATTGCGGATACCTCAATGGCGCTGGAAACGCTGATTGCCGATCCGATTCGTGGCGTAGAGGCGCTGGCAAAAGTGGAATGGAGCATGGGCGCACCGCATCCCAAAATTCCTCTGCCGCGTCAGCTATATGGGCTGGAACGGCAGAATTCGAGCGGGCTGGATCTCTCGAGTGAGCATCGACTGGCTTCGCTCTCCAGCGCGTTGCTGAATCACGCGTCCCAGCCGTGGTACGCCGCACCAATGATTGAGGGGGAAAGCGAGGCGAGTGAAGAAAGGCCGGTCGTGAATCCCGCCGATGTACACGATGTGGTTGGCTATGTTCGCGATGCCTCCGTGGCAGATGTTGAACTGGCGATAGAAACGGCGGTGCATGCTGGTTCTATCTGGTTTGCGACGCCGCCCGCAGAGCGTGCCGCGATATTGAATCAGGCCGCCTCGCTGATGGAAGGGCAGTTGCAAAGCCTGCTGGGGCTGCTGGTGCGGGAAGCGGGTAAATCTTTCAGTAACGCGATTGCGGAAGTGCGCGAAGCGGTGGACTTTTTACACTATTACGCGGCGCAGATTCGGGATTCATTCACCAATGATACCCATCGTCCGCTGGGGCCGGTGGTTTGTATCAGCCCGTGGAATTTCCCGCTGGCGATCTTCACTGGACAAATTTCTGCCGCGTTGGCGGCAGGAAACAGCGTGCTGGCGAAGCCCGCTGAACAGACACCGCTGGTTGCGGCGCAGGCGGTGCGTATTTTACGGGAAGCGGGTGTCCCTCAGGGCGTACTGCAACTGCTGCCCGGACAGGGAGAAACGATTGGTGCGGCGCTGGTGAACGATGAACGGGTACGCGGCGTGGTGTTTACCGGATCGACGACCGTTGCCAAAACCCTGCAACGCGGTATCGCGGGCAGGCTCGATCCACAGGGGCGTTTGACGCCGCTGATTGCCGAAACGGGTGGCCTGAATGCGATGATTGTCGATTCATCTGCGCTGACGGAACAGGTGGTAAATGATGTTATTGCCTCTGCATTCGACAGTGCCGGACAGCGTTGCTCGGCGCTGCGCCTGCTGTGCCTGCAAGAGGATATCGCGGATCGCACTCTGGCTATGCTGCGTGGCGCGATGGCGGAGTGTCGAATGGGGAATCCTGAGCGGCTATCGACCGATATCGGCCCGCTGATTGACGCCGAGGCGAAAGAGAACGTGGAGCTGCATATCCAGACGATGCGGGCGAAAGGCCATACGGTATTTCAGGCAGCGTATCCGCAGGATGAGGAGACGTGGCGACATGGGACGTTTGTGAAACCGACCCTGATCGAACTGGGCAAGATAGACGAGCTGAAAAAAGAAGTTTTTGGTCCAGTTTTACACGTCGTTCGCTATCAAAGCCAGCAGTTGGATGCAGTCATTGAGCAAATCAACGCAGCGGGATACGGCCTGACGTTGGGGGTGCATACCCGCATTGATGAAACTATCCTCCGTGTGACGGGCCAGGCGAAGGTGGGTAACCAGTATGTGAACCGCAATATGGTCGGTGCCGTCGTCGGCGTTCAACCGTTTGGCGGGGAAGGCTTATCGGGAACCGGACCAAAGGCTGGCGGGCCGCTTTATCTGTACCGCTTGCTGACACATCGGCCGGACGATGCGCTTGCGGCAGAATTCGCACAGCAGAACCGCGAACAGGCGTTGGATATGTCTGCTCGATCGTCGCTGCTGACGGGGCTACAGGCGCTAGAGGACTGGGCGATTGCCGGGGAGCGTCACGGGCTGGCGGCGTTATGCCAGCGCTACAGAGAATATAGCGTGAGCGGGACAACGCTATTGCTGCCCGGCCCGACAGGGGAACGTAATTCCTACACGCTGCTGCCGCGTGAGCGGATTCTGTGTCTGGCGGAGAATGAGGACGATCGCTTGATTCAGACGGCTGCGGTGCTGGCGACAGGCGGAAAGCTGCTATGGCCGGAAGGTGAGCACGAGAAAGTGCTCTATGACCGTCTACCTGCTGAGGTGCAGTCTCATATTCAATTCACGCCCGATTGGCTGCGGCACAAGGTGTCTTTTCATGGCGTCATTTATCATGGGGATGCCGATCGGTTACGGCAGTTGAGTGAGGTGCTTGCAACGCGCGATGGCCCGATTATCCAGCCGTTAGGCTATGCGCAGGGCGAGACCCACGTTCAGTTGGAACGGCTGCTGACTGAACGCTCTCTGAGCATTAATACCGCCGCCGCAGGCGGCAATGCTAGCCTGATGACGATAGGTTAA
- the putP gene encoding sodium/proline symporter PutP — protein MTISTPMLVTFLVYIFGMVLIGLFAYRATNNFGDYILGGRRMGSVVTALSAGASDMSGWLLMGLPGAIFISGISESWIAIGLTLGAYLNWKWVAGRLRVHTEINHNALTLPDYFTHRFEDNSKLLRVISALVILIFFTIYCASGVVAGARLFESTFGMSYGTALWAGAAATIAYTFIGGFLAVSWTDTVQASLMIFALILTPVMVILSLGGIDTSLMVIEAKNPANLDMFKGLNFVAIISLMGWGLGYFGQPHILARFMAADSHHTIHSARRISMTWMILCLAGAVTVGFFGIAYFNNNPDQAGNVAQNSERVFIELSMLLFNPWIAGVLLSAILAAVMSTLSCQLLVCSSAITEDLYKPFLRKNASQKELVWVGRAMVLLVAIIAIALSLNPENRVLGLVSYAWAGFGAAFGPVILISLLWPRMTRNGALLGMIVGAATVLIWKQYAWLGLYEIIPGFIFNCLTIFIVSLLGKAPSKAITDRFNQAEAEYKSV, from the coding sequence ATGACAATTAGCACACCCATGCTGGTGACGTTTCTGGTGTATATTTTCGGGATGGTCCTCATCGGCCTGTTTGCCTACCGCGCCACCAATAACTTTGGCGATTACATTCTGGGCGGACGTCGGATGGGAAGCGTGGTCACTGCCCTGTCGGCTGGCGCTTCTGATATGAGCGGCTGGCTGCTGATGGGGTTACCGGGTGCCATTTTCATTTCCGGTATTTCTGAAAGCTGGATCGCTATCGGCCTGACGTTAGGCGCATACCTGAACTGGAAATGGGTCGCCGGACGCCTGCGCGTACACACCGAAATCAACCACAACGCGCTCACCCTACCTGACTATTTCACCCACCGTTTTGAAGATAACAGTAAATTGCTGCGCGTGATCTCCGCGTTAGTCATCCTGATTTTCTTCACCATCTATTGTGCATCTGGCGTGGTAGCAGGGGCGCGTTTGTTTGAAAGCACCTTTGGCATGAGCTACGGCACCGCCTTATGGGCAGGCGCAGCGGCCACCATCGCCTATACTTTTATCGGCGGCTTTCTGGCCGTCAGTTGGACGGACACCGTTCAGGCCAGCCTGATGATTTTCGCCCTGATTCTGACGCCGGTGATGGTCATTTTATCGCTGGGAGGAATAGACACCTCGCTAATGGTGATTGAAGCGAAAAACCCGGCCAATCTGGATATGTTTAAAGGGCTGAATTTCGTCGCTATCATCTCGCTGATGGGCTGGGGTCTGGGCTATTTCGGCCAGCCGCACATTCTGGCGCGCTTTATGGCCGCGGATTCACACCACACGATCCACAGCGCACGCCGTATCAGTATGACCTGGATGATTCTTTGTCTGGCCGGTGCCGTAACGGTAGGCTTCTTCGGTATCGCCTACTTTAACAATAACCCGGATCAGGCTGGCAACGTGGCGCAAAACAGCGAGCGCGTCTTTATCGAGCTGTCCATGCTGCTGTTCAATCCGTGGATTGCCGGCGTGCTGCTGTCTGCGATTCTAGCGGCCGTGATGAGTACACTGAGCTGCCAGTTGCTGGTCTGTTCCAGCGCCATCACCGAGGATTTATACAAGCCATTCCTGCGCAAAAATGCCAGCCAGAAAGAGCTGGTCTGGGTGGGGCGTGCCATGGTGCTGTTAGTGGCGATCATCGCTATCGCGCTGTCGCTTAACCCGGAAAACCGCGTGCTGGGTCTGGTGAGCTATGCCTGGGCAGGCTTCGGTGCCGCATTCGGGCCAGTGATTTTGATTTCTCTGCTGTGGCCACGTATGACGCGTAACGGCGCACTGCTCGGTATGATCGTGGGTGCGGCAACGGTGTTGATCTGGAAACAGTACGCCTGGCTGGGTCTGTATGAAATCATCCCCGGTTTCATCTTCAACTGCCTGACTATTTTCATCGTCAGCCTGCTGGGTAAAGCGCCATCAAAAGCAATTACCGACCGCTTCAATCAAGCAGAAGCAGAATATAAGTCTGTTTGA
- the ilvC gene encoding ketol-acid reductoisomerase: protein MANYFNTLNLRQQLDQLGKCRFMGRDEFADEASYLKGKKVVIVGCGAQGLNQGLNMRDSGLDIAYALRAEAIAEKRASWRKATENGFTVGTYEDLIPQADLVVNLTPDKQHSAVVQAVQPLMKQGAALGYSHGFNIVEVGEQIRKDITVVMVAPKCPGTEVREEYKRGFGVPTLIAVHPENDPKGEGMAIAKAWAAATGGHRAGVLQSSFVAEVKSDLMGEQTILCGMLQAGSLLSFDKLVAEGTDPAYAEKLIQFGWETITEALKQGGITLMMDRLSNPAKLRAYALSEQLKGIMAPLFQKHMDDIISGEFSSGMMADWANDDVKLLTWREETGKTAFENAPQFDGKIAEQEYFDNGVLMVAMVKAGVELAFETMVSSGIIEESAYYESLHELPLIANTIARKRLYEMNVVISDTAEYGNYLFANAAVPLLKDAFMASLQPGDLGKAVAGTEVDNAQLRDVNEAIRNHPIETVGHTLRGYMKDMKRIAVAG from the coding sequence ATGGCTAACTACTTCAACACATTAAACCTGCGTCAGCAGCTGGATCAATTAGGCAAATGCCGCTTTATGGGGCGTGATGAATTTGCCGATGAGGCGAGCTACCTGAAAGGGAAAAAAGTGGTGATCGTCGGCTGTGGTGCTCAGGGTCTGAACCAGGGTCTGAACATGCGCGATTCTGGTCTGGATATCGCTTACGCCCTGCGTGCTGAAGCGATTGCCGAAAAACGCGCATCATGGCGCAAAGCGACTGAAAACGGCTTCACCGTTGGCACCTACGAAGATCTGATCCCACAGGCTGATCTGGTGGTTAACCTGACGCCAGACAAGCAGCACTCTGCTGTGGTTCAGGCAGTACAACCGCTGATGAAACAAGGTGCAGCGCTGGGTTACTCTCACGGCTTCAACATCGTTGAAGTGGGCGAGCAAATCCGTAAAGACATCACCGTTGTGATGGTGGCTCCGAAGTGCCCAGGTACGGAAGTACGCGAAGAATACAAGCGTGGTTTCGGCGTACCAACGCTGATCGCGGTTCACCCAGAAAACGATCCGAAAGGCGAAGGCATGGCCATCGCTAAAGCCTGGGCTGCGGCCACCGGTGGCCACCGTGCTGGTGTTCTGCAATCCTCTTTCGTTGCAGAAGTGAAATCTGACCTGATGGGTGAGCAAACCATCCTGTGTGGTATGTTGCAGGCTGGCTCTCTGCTGAGCTTCGACAAACTGGTTGCGGAAGGCACCGATCCGGCTTATGCAGAAAAACTGATTCAGTTCGGCTGGGAAACCATCACCGAAGCGCTGAAGCAAGGCGGGATCACGCTGATGATGGATCGCCTGTCGAACCCAGCGAAACTGCGTGCTTACGCACTGTCTGAGCAACTGAAAGGCATCATGGCGCCGCTGTTCCAGAAACACATGGACGACATCATCTCCGGCGAATTCTCCAGCGGCATGATGGCTGACTGGGCGAACGATGACGTGAAACTGCTGACCTGGCGTGAAGAGACCGGTAAAACGGCATTCGAAAACGCACCGCAGTTCGACGGTAAAATCGCTGAGCAGGAATATTTTGATAACGGCGTGCTGATGGTTGCGATGGTGAAAGCGGGCGTTGAGCTGGCGTTTGAAACCATGGTGAGCTCTGGCATCATCGAAGAGTCGGCTTACTACGAATCACTGCATGAGCTGCCGCTGATCGCCAATACCATCGCGCGTAAGCGTCTGTATGAAATGAACGTGGTGATCTCTGATACCGCAGAATACGGTAACTACCTGTTTGCGAATGCTGCTGTTCCATTGCTGAAAGATGCGTTCATGGCATCTCTGCAACCGGGCGATCTGGGCAAAGCGGTCGCGGGTACCGAAGTAGACAACGCACAGCTGCGTGATGTTAACGAAGCTATCCGTAACCACCCAATCGAAACCGTAGGCCACACGCTGCGCGGTTACATGAAAGATATGAAGCGTATCGCCGTTGCGGGTTAA
- the ilvY gene encoding HTH-type transcriptional activator IlvY produces the protein MDLRDLKLFLHLAESRHFGRTAKAMHISPSTLSRQIQRLEEDLGQTLFLRDNRTVQLTDAGEHLKLFAQQTLLQYQQLRHTIDQHGPSLSGELRIFCSVTAAYSHLPPILDRFRALHPLVEIKLTTGDAADAVEKIQSNDGDLGIAGRPEALPASVDFMPLDKLPLALIIPALPCPVQSLVRQADPDWSQIPFILPEHGPVRKRIDLWFRRNHITNPQIYATISGHEAMVSMVALGCGIALIPNVVLENSPEPVRNRVSVFVEQVMEPLELGVCVQKKRLSEPLIAAFWDILQDTP, from the coding sequence ATGGATTTACGTGATCTCAAATTATTCCTGCACCTCGCAGAAAGTCGGCACTTTGGTCGTACTGCCAAGGCGATGCACATCAGTCCGTCCACGCTGTCGCGGCAAATTCAGCGGCTGGAAGAGGATTTAGGGCAGACGCTGTTTCTGCGTGATAACCGTACCGTACAGCTCACCGATGCCGGAGAGCATCTGAAGCTGTTCGCCCAGCAAACGCTGCTGCAATACCAGCAGCTACGCCACACGATAGACCAGCACGGACCATCATTAAGCGGCGAGTTGCGGATCTTCTGTTCCGTCACCGCCGCCTACAGCCACCTGCCGCCGATTCTGGATCGCTTTCGGGCGCTGCACCCGCTGGTAGAAATTAAGCTGACAACCGGCGATGCCGCCGATGCCGTTGAGAAAATTCAGTCGAATGATGGGGATTTGGGGATTGCAGGGCGCCCAGAGGCACTCCCGGCCAGCGTGGATTTCATGCCGCTCGATAAGCTGCCTCTGGCGTTGATTATCCCAGCCCTTCCCTGCCCTGTTCAGTCGCTGGTGCGGCAAGCAGACCCAGACTGGTCGCAGATTCCGTTCATCCTGCCAGAGCACGGCCCGGTGCGTAAGCGCATCGATCTGTGGTTCCGACGCAACCACATCACCAATCCGCAAATTTACGCCACCATCTCCGGGCATGAAGCGATGGTATCGATGGTCGCGCTGGGCTGCGGCATCGCACTGATTCCAAATGTCGTGCTAGAGAACAGCCCAGAACCGGTACGCAACCGCGTTTCTGTCTTTGTCGAACAGGTAATGGAGCCGCTTGAACTCGGCGTGTGTGTACAGAAAAAACGGCTTAGCGAACCGTTGATTGCCGCCTTTTGGGACATATTACAGGATACGCCATGA
- a CDS encoding lysozyme inhibitor LprI family protein: MKIAFTALIAAGMTLASLSHTVQAASFPCEKAASTQEKLICASPLLGQLDEELAQAWKTSRAFLTAYDNSAPWEKTLNQFQRGWLTTRDQCKDEDCLRQRYQQQLNRLRYLNDIAQHALPSPITPVKNTTCFHGSFSYEYVMSGLSAEEYRDLGDYFREMYDQKAPYHAVSLTMTNPRGKIEGGASIAFRYGNKLDDAAFTARQMSDVQAIGKGESSFGQQVKLLLTCIDDDHLQIATFGSNREEGYLFNYLLERDKNPLVQQKTP; encoded by the coding sequence ATGAAGATAGCCTTCACTGCCCTTATCGCTGCTGGGATGACGTTAGCCTCCCTCAGCCACACTGTGCAAGCCGCCAGTTTTCCCTGCGAAAAAGCCGCCTCAACGCAGGAAAAGCTGATTTGCGCCAGCCCGCTGCTCGGGCAGCTTGATGAAGAACTGGCGCAAGCATGGAAGACCTCCCGCGCGTTCCTAACGGCGTACGACAACAGCGCACCGTGGGAAAAAACGCTCAACCAGTTTCAGCGTGGCTGGCTGACCACCCGCGATCAATGCAAAGACGAAGACTGTCTACGCCAGCGCTATCAGCAGCAGTTAAATCGGCTGCGCTATCTGAATGACATCGCGCAGCACGCCCTCCCTTCGCCGATTACGCCCGTGAAAAACACCACCTGCTTTCATGGCTCATTCAGCTATGAGTATGTAATGTCAGGGCTTTCCGCCGAGGAGTACCGCGATCTGGGGGATTATTTTCGGGAAATGTACGATCAGAAAGCGCCCTACCACGCCGTCAGCCTGACCATGACCAACCCGCGCGGCAAGATTGAGGGCGGCGCATCCATTGCCTTCCGCTACGGTAACAAGCTGGATGATGCTGCCTTTACGGCTCGTCAGATGAGCGATGTACAGGCGATTGGCAAAGGCGAAAGCAGCTTCGGCCAGCAGGTAAAATTACTGCTCACCTGCATTGACGATGATCATCTGCAAATCGCCACCTTCGGCAGTAATCGGGAAGAAGGTTACCTGTTTAACTATTTGCTCGAGCGGGATAAAAACCCACTGGTGCAGCAGAAAACGCCGTAG
- a CDS encoding DUF2461 domain-containing protein, with the protein MATQFTGFSQAGLTFLQQVRQYNDKAWFDEHRAVYDEQLVAPFRMLVDELSLTMLQIDDHFETRPAIGKTLSRIHRDTRFSHDKSRYRSHMWLTFKRTRKDWTDAPVYFFEITPDTWRYGLGYYSATRNTMDLFRQTLRGNPSQFLDVASCLGNTFTLEGESYKRPLIKDQDPELADWYNRKSFAAICTRQDMDALFSGDLVTVLSQGFTQLEPLYHYLMNVETMKKAAQETESDTRAFSADKWFER; encoded by the coding sequence ATGGCAACGCAGTTCACCGGTTTTTCTCAAGCGGGTTTAACGTTTCTCCAGCAGGTACGGCAGTACAACGATAAAGCGTGGTTTGATGAGCACCGTGCGGTTTACGATGAGCAACTGGTTGCGCCGTTCCGCATGCTGGTGGATGAGCTCAGTCTGACCATGTTGCAGATTGACGACCATTTTGAAACGCGTCCTGCCATCGGCAAAACGCTCTCCCGTATTCACCGCGATACCCGCTTTTCTCACGATAAATCACGCTATCGCAGCCATATGTGGTTGACCTTCAAGCGCACACGTAAAGACTGGACGGACGCGCCGGTGTATTTCTTTGAAATCACACCGGATACCTGGCGTTACGGGCTGGGCTATTACAGCGCGACGCGTAATACGATGGACCTGTTCCGCCAGACGCTGCGCGGGAATCCATCACAGTTTCTTGACGTGGCGAGCTGTTTGGGCAATACCTTCACACTGGAAGGCGAAAGCTACAAACGCCCGTTGATTAAAGATCAGGATCCGGAACTGGCTGACTGGTATAACCGTAAGTCGTTTGCCGCGATATGTACCCGGCAGGATATGGACGCGCTGTTTTCCGGTGATCTGGTGACGGTTCTGTCACAGGGTTTTACCCAGCTTGAACCGCTCTATCATTACCTGATGAACGTCGAAACTATGAAGAAAGCCGCGCAGGAAACGGAATCCGACACGCGGGCATTTTCGGCGGATAAGTGGTTTGAACGCTAG
- the ilvA gene encoding threonine ammonia-lyase, biosynthetic, which yields MAVSQPLPAAPGGAEYLRAILRSPVYEITQVTPLEKMEKISSRLGNVILVKREDRHAVHSFKLRGAYAMMAGLSDEQKSHGVVTASAGNHAQGVALSSSKLGIKSLIVMPVATADIKVDAVRGFGGEVLLHGANFDEAKAKAIELSQQQHMTFLPPFDHPAVIAGQGTLALELLQQDAHLDRVFVPVGGGGLAAGVAVLIKQLMPQIQVIGVEAEDSACLRAALDAGQPVDLARVGLFAEGVAVKRIGDETFRLCREYLDDVITVDSDAICAAVKDLFEDVRAIAEPSGALALAGMKKYIQQHQIQGERLAHILSGANVNFHGLRYVSERCELGEQREALLAVTIPEKQGSFLKFCQLLGGRSVTEFNYRYADAKDACIFVGVRLTRGYAERQEIIAELSADGYEVVDLSDDEMAKLHVRYMVGGRPSKPLQERLYSFEFPESPGALLKFLHTLGTHWNISLFHYRSHGTDFGRVLAAFELDAGDREFEQHLQALGYECHDETHNPAFRFFLAG from the coding sequence ATGGCTGTGTCACAACCTCTTCCTGCCGCGCCGGGGGGCGCGGAGTACCTGCGGGCGATCTTGCGATCGCCAGTGTATGAAATCACGCAGGTTACACCGCTGGAGAAGATGGAAAAGATCTCTTCGCGGCTGGGTAATGTCATTCTGGTAAAACGTGAAGACAGGCACGCGGTGCACAGCTTCAAGCTGCGTGGCGCGTACGCGATGATGGCCGGTTTGAGCGATGAGCAAAAATCACACGGTGTGGTAACGGCGTCAGCCGGTAACCATGCGCAAGGTGTTGCGCTCTCTTCCAGCAAGCTGGGGATTAAATCGCTGATTGTGATGCCCGTGGCGACGGCTGATATCAAGGTGGACGCGGTGCGTGGTTTTGGCGGCGAAGTGCTGCTACACGGCGCTAACTTTGATGAAGCCAAGGCTAAAGCTATTGAGCTGTCACAGCAGCAACATATGACCTTTCTGCCGCCGTTCGATCATCCCGCGGTGATTGCTGGACAGGGTACGCTGGCGCTGGAATTACTACAGCAAGATGCGCATCTGGATCGCGTGTTTGTACCGGTCGGCGGTGGTGGCTTGGCGGCAGGTGTTGCCGTACTGATCAAACAGCTGATGCCGCAGATTCAGGTGATCGGTGTGGAAGCGGAAGATTCTGCCTGTCTGCGCGCGGCGCTAGATGCCGGGCAACCGGTCGATCTGGCGCGTGTTGGGCTGTTTGCCGAAGGTGTGGCGGTGAAACGCATCGGCGATGAGACTTTTCGCCTGTGTCGGGAATATCTGGATGATGTGATTACCGTCGACAGCGATGCCATCTGTGCGGCAGTGAAAGATCTGTTTGAGGATGTCCGTGCGATTGCCGAGCCGTCGGGTGCACTGGCGCTGGCGGGGATGAAAAAATACATCCAACAGCATCAGATTCAGGGTGAGCGTCTGGCGCATATTCTGTCTGGTGCGAACGTCAACTTCCACGGGTTACGTTATGTTTCCGAGCGCTGCGAGCTGGGTGAACAGCGCGAAGCCTTGCTGGCCGTGACGATCCCCGAGAAACAGGGCAGCTTCCTGAAGTTTTGCCAGCTGTTAGGGGGACGTTCCGTCACCGAGTTCAATTATCGCTACGCGGATGCCAAAGATGCCTGCATTTTTGTCGGCGTGCGTCTGACGCGCGGCTATGCGGAACGGCAGGAGATTATCGCCGAGCTGTCTGCGGATGGTTATGAAGTGGTGGATTTGTCCGATGATGAAATGGCGAAATTGCACGTTCGCTATATGGTTGGCGGACGCCCTTCCAAACCGTTACAGGAACGGTTGTACAGCTTTGAGTTCCCAGAATCACCCGGTGCGTTACTGAAATTTCTGCATACGCTGGGGACGCACTGGAATATTTCGCTGTTCCATTACCGCAGCCACGGCACGGATTTTGGTCGCGTGTTGGCTGCGTTCGAACTGGATGCGGGCGATCGGGAATTCGAGCAACACTTGCAGGCGCTGGGCTATGAATGCCACGACGAAACCCATAACCCAGCGTTCCGCTTCTTTTTAGCGGGTTAA